In Bacillota bacterium, the following proteins share a genomic window:
- a CDS encoding PHP domain-containing protein, protein MHVFADLHTHTRFSHGRGTVEDNVRAAAQRGLSQVAITDHGPASFFTVGIRNFSVLDEIRREARRCAKKYGIEVLVGLEANVIDPWGTIDVPPEVVAKLDLLLVGLHLHIVPRRFTGAVRLLFPHYWTRFTGLGRQWTRGHNTKALILAVKDNPVDIVTHPGLSLDIDTKALAEACAQKGVALEINTSHLKSGPDFLRVAKDTGVRFAICSDAHSPERVGDLALGVRRVQEAGVPPWQIVNAR, encoded by the coding sequence ATGCATGTGTTCGCTGACCTGCATACCCATACACGTTTCAGCCACGGCCGCGGCACTGTGGAGGACAATGTCCGGGCGGCGGCCCAACGAGGGCTTTCCCAGGTGGCCATCACCGATCACGGACCGGCCAGTTTCTTCACCGTAGGAATCAGGAACTTCAGTGTGCTGGACGAAATCCGCCGGGAAGCCCGGCGGTGCGCCAAAAAGTACGGGATTGAGGTGCTGGTGGGCCTGGAAGCCAATGTCATTGACCCTTGGGGGACCATCGATGTTCCTCCCGAGGTGGTCGCAAAACTGGATTTGCTCTTGGTGGGCCTCCATCTGCATATTGTACCGAGACGGTTCACCGGGGCGGTGAGACTCCTCTTCCCCCATTATTGGACCCGTTTTACGGGACTGGGCCGCCAATGGACCAGGGGACACAATACCAAAGCGCTTATCTTGGCGGTAAAAGACAATCCTGTGGACATCGTTACCCATCCTGGTTTATCATTAGATATAGACACAAAGGCCCTAGCCGAAGCTTGTGCGCAAAAGGGTGTGGCTTTGGAGATCAATACCAGCCATCTGAAAAGCGGTCCTGATTTCCTCAGGGTCGCCAAAGATACGGGGGTTAGATTTGCCATCTGTTCTGACGCCCACTCTCCCGAGCGAGTGGGAGACCTGGCTTTGGGGGTGCGGAGGGTGCAGGAGGCGGGCGTGCCGCCGTGGCAGATTGTAAACGCCCGGTAG
- a CDS encoding glycosyltransferase family 1 protein, with the protein MKWFTRHHPRSLIPRLLYVAKVPWDPQSRTGQLLWHVASLGWHVDLLYETETQEVKKITDTLYVYSHWSLLLRTKYGVVWTEKLDPLPRRFRALVVQECHDPALPLHPDAQLLICTDQRSFEVLSENHPHVLLLPDGCTGDLVKTPQPAPQEFAHVRRPILGYVGSLEDPVALELLKQAATYYRYCSFALIGPLGTGSISLPPNVLVLGPRSRQELPAYVQHVDLLLLNVEDGQLFPEVYEYLALGKPLIVFTGEDLSSLGLLAWGSIKWEGLQSQLEQALEELGVVPDEGNLGLAWGKRTVSLSDLKQRQRPARSPKRSQGVAAAELAEKRRKLAFQNTWTERARQLLTEIRRAFEVQEQQTRRWF; encoded by the coding sequence TTGAAATGGTTTACCAGGCACCATCCGAGGAGTCTCATTCCCAGGCTGTTGTATGTGGCCAAGGTCCCTTGGGATCCCCAATCCCGAACAGGACAACTGTTGTGGCACGTGGCTAGTCTGGGGTGGCATGTGGATCTTCTCTATGAGACCGAGACTCAGGAAGTTAAGAAGATAACTGATACTCTATATGTTTACAGCCATTGGTCTTTGTTGCTGCGGACAAAATATGGTGTGGTGTGGACCGAAAAGCTCGATCCTTTGCCCCGGCGATTCCGGGCCCTGGTGGTTCAGGAGTGTCATGATCCTGCCCTGCCCTTGCATCCTGATGCCCAGCTTCTCATCTGCACAGACCAACGGTCCTTCGAAGTCCTTTCGGAAAACCACCCCCACGTGCTACTGTTGCCAGACGGGTGCACCGGGGATTTGGTCAAGACGCCACAACCAGCACCCCAGGAGTTTGCCCACGTCCGACGACCCATCCTGGGCTATGTTGGTTCTTTGGAGGATCCTGTAGCCCTGGAACTGCTGAAGCAAGCAGCTACCTATTACCGCTACTGTTCCTTTGCCCTGATCGGTCCCTTGGGGACCGGCTCCATCAGCCTGCCACCCAATGTCCTGGTGTTGGGACCCCGCTCCCGGCAGGAGCTGCCGGCCTATGTGCAACATGTGGACCTTCTTTTACTCAATGTGGAAGACGGGCAGCTTTTCCCCGAGGTATATGAGTACCTGGCTTTGGGGAAACCCCTCATTGTCTTTACCGGGGAGGATTTGAGCTCCCTTGGGCTCCTAGCCTGGGGAAGTATAAAGTGGGAAGGGCTCCAGTCCCAGTTAGAGCAAGCTTTGGAAGAGTTGGGGGTGGTCCCAGACGAAGGCAACCTGGGTTTGGCCTGGGGAAAACGCACTGTCTCTCTCAGTGATCTGAAGCAACGGCAACGGCCGGCCCGTAGTCCAAAACGATCCCAAGGTGTGGCTGCCGCGGAACTTGCGGAAAAGCGCCGAAAGCTGGCTTTCCAAAATACCTGGACCGAGCGGGCCCGACAACTGCTGACGGAGATTCGAAGGGCCTTTGAGGTCCAGGAACAGCAGACACGCAGGTGGTTCTAA
- a CDS encoding glycosyltransferase family 4 protein has translation MRILQVVPYAELGGTEKAVGTLSRGLVQRGHEVLVLTPTGPGHIYFDGLKWERLPDSPWQRRARIRRMAPFFDLVHIHAARELVLSCNRPVVFTPHSYYNALDRFAVRLCAQSATVICFTEWEKGMLQRLGLGKLAVIPNGLEEVPLLRKPQTNTPPRIGYLGRLTKDKGLDLLFRELVKVQAPYELWIAGRGKEEKKLKALAAALNLPVTFLGFQEPFSFLNSLDIFVLPSRTETFGLALIEAMSQGLCCVAADVCGLGEILGDAGITAPHSRLGEALEEALQKSDLRETLGERARQRFLRYYTEERMIRETEGLYLSLV, from the coding sequence ATGAGGATTCTACAGGTAGTTCCCTACGCCGAACTCGGCGGAACGGAAAAGGCCGTAGGCACCCTCTCCCGAGGACTTGTGCAGCGCGGGCATGAGGTTTTGGTTTTAACTCCAACTGGGCCAGGCCATATCTATTTCGACGGGTTAAAATGGGAACGATTGCCCGATAGCCCATGGCAAAGGCGCGCCCGGATAAGAAGGATGGCGCCGTTTTTTGATCTAGTGCATATCCACGCAGCACGGGAGCTGGTTTTAAGCTGCAATAGACCTGTGGTCTTCACCCCCCACAGCTACTACAACGCTTTAGACCGCTTTGCGGTCAGGCTTTGTGCGCAAAGTGCCACCGTTATCTGCTTTACAGAATGGGAAAAAGGGATGCTGCAGCGCCTGGGCTTGGGTAAACTTGCGGTTATTCCTAACGGTCTAGAAGAAGTTCCGCTCCTCAGGAAACCTCAGACCAACACACCGCCGCGGATCGGCTATCTGGGAAGACTTACGAAGGATAAGGGATTGGACCTTCTCTTTCGGGAACTAGTAAAGGTGCAAGCACCCTACGAGCTTTGGATTGCCGGAAGAGGAAAGGAAGAAAAGAAGCTTAAAGCTCTCGCCGCCGCGCTTAATCTACCGGTGACCTTTCTTGGCTTTCAAGAGCCCTTTTCCTTCTTGAACTCGCTAGACATCTTCGTTCTTCCCTCCAGGACGGAAACCTTCGGGCTGGCCTTGATTGAAGCCATGAGCCAGGGACTCTGCTGCGTGGCGGCCGATGTGTGCGGTCTGGGTGAGATTCTAGGTGACGCCGGGATTACAGCACCCCATAGTCGCCTTGGGGAAGCCCTGGAAGAAGCTCTTCAGAAAAGCGATCTCAGGGAAACCTTAGGGGAAAGGGCGCGACAGAGGTTTTTAAGGTACTATACGGAAGAACGCATGATTCGAGAAACCGAGGGACTGTACCTGTCGCTCGTGTAA